The following are encoded together in the Streptomyces flavofungini genome:
- a CDS encoding DUF5819 family protein → MVFLHVAPSNTVSKEHGRTVDDWIYPEFEQNWKLFAPNPLQQNVSVQARAQIRTPDGAGRTTRWFDLSAQDGAAIDHNLLPSHTQQNELRRGWDFFVSTHDAQNRPTGLRGDLSEQYVRRIVLLRLDRNEPLARGEAFDQVQVRSRTTAVRPPEWSDEKISTKPVLRVLPWWSVTPGDLPLAGEDRAHRDVAVEQDRAEERVAEQGVAEQGGDVAVERKGSVR, encoded by the coding sequence ATGGTGTTCCTGCACGTCGCGCCGTCGAACACCGTCAGTAAGGAGCACGGGCGGACCGTCGACGACTGGATCTACCCGGAGTTCGAGCAGAACTGGAAGCTGTTCGCGCCGAACCCGCTGCAGCAGAACGTATCGGTGCAGGCCCGCGCGCAGATCCGGACCCCGGACGGGGCCGGCCGGACCACGCGGTGGTTCGACCTGTCCGCCCAGGACGGCGCCGCCATCGACCACAACCTGCTGCCGAGCCACACGCAGCAGAACGAACTGCGCCGGGGCTGGGACTTCTTCGTCTCCACGCACGACGCGCAGAATCGTCCCACCGGCCTGCGCGGCGACCTGTCGGAGCAGTACGTCCGCCGCATCGTGCTGCTGCGCCTGGACCGGAACGAGCCGCTCGCCCGCGGGGAGGCGTTCGACCAGGTGCAGGTGCGGTCCCGGACCACGGCCGTACGGCCGCCGGAGTGGAGCGACGAGAAGATCAGCACCAAGCCCGTGCTGCGCGTCCTTCCTTGGTGGTCGGTCACGCCCGGCGACCTGCCGCTGGCCGGTGAGGACCGTGCGCACAGGGACGTGGCCGTGGAACAGGACCGGGCGGAAGAGCGCGTGGCGGAACAGGGCGTGGCGGAACAAGGCGGGGACGTGGCCGTGGAACGGAAGGGGAGCGTCCGGTGA
- the paaA gene encoding 1,2-phenylacetyl-CoA epoxidase subunit PaaA: MATAHQPLTTAPHKAADTAVDGIVDTAVLESAFDAAVAADERIEPRDWMPDAYRATLVRQIAQHAHSEIIGMQPEANWITRAPSLRRKAILMAKVQDEAGHGLYLYSAAETLGASRDDLLDKLHSGRQKYSSIFNYPTLTWADVGAIGWLVDGAAITNQVPLCRCSYGPYARAMVRVCKEESFHQRQGYELLLALSRGTEAQHAMAQDAVDRWWWPSLMMFGPPDAESSHSEQSMTWKIKRHSNDELRQRFVDICVPQAESLGLTLPDPDLKWNEERGQHDFGAIDWSEFWSVLKGNGPCNDQRITQRRRAHEEGAWVREAAAAYAAKRSERKEATA; this comes from the coding sequence ATGGCGACAGCGCACCAGCCGCTCACCACGGCACCGCACAAGGCCGCGGACACAGCCGTGGACGGCATCGTGGACACCGCGGTGCTCGAGTCGGCCTTCGACGCGGCCGTCGCGGCGGACGAGCGCATCGAGCCGCGTGACTGGATGCCGGACGCCTATCGCGCCACGCTCGTGCGCCAGATAGCGCAGCACGCCCACTCCGAGATCATCGGCATGCAGCCCGAGGCCAACTGGATCACGCGCGCGCCGTCCCTGCGCCGCAAGGCGATCCTGATGGCCAAGGTCCAGGACGAGGCGGGCCACGGCCTGTATCTGTACAGCGCGGCGGAGACCCTCGGCGCGAGCCGCGACGACCTGCTCGACAAGCTCCACTCAGGCCGCCAGAAGTACTCCTCGATCTTCAACTACCCGACCCTGACCTGGGCCGACGTAGGCGCCATCGGATGGCTCGTGGACGGCGCGGCGATCACCAACCAGGTCCCGCTGTGCCGCTGTTCGTACGGCCCCTACGCCCGCGCGATGGTCCGCGTCTGCAAGGAGGAGTCTTTCCACCAGCGCCAGGGGTACGAGCTGCTGCTCGCTCTCAGCCGCGGCACCGAGGCGCAGCACGCGATGGCCCAGGACGCCGTGGACCGCTGGTGGTGGCCGTCGTTGATGATGTTCGGCCCGCCGGACGCGGAGTCGTCGCACTCCGAGCAGTCCATGACGTGGAAGATCAAGCGCCACTCGAACGACGAGCTGCGCCAGCGCTTCGTGGACATCTGCGTCCCCCAGGCCGAGTCGCTCGGCCTGACGCTCCCCGACCCGGACCTGAAGTGGAACGAGGAGCGGGGGCAGCACGACTTCGGCGCGATCGACTGGAGCGAGTTCTGGTCGGTCCTCAAGGGCAACGGCCCGTGCAACGACCAGCGCATCACACAGCGCAGACGAGCCCACGAAGAGGGCGCCTGGGTGCGCGAGGCAGCGGCCGCGTACGCCGCCAAGCGGAGCGAGCGCAAGGAGGCGACCGCATGA
- the paaB gene encoding 1,2-phenylacetyl-CoA epoxidase subunit PaaB: MTGSTEWPLWEVFVRSRRGLSHTHAGSLHAPDAEMALRNARDLYTRRNEGVSIWVVPSAEITASSPDEKDSFFEPSADKPYRHPTFYDIPEGVKHL; this comes from the coding sequence ATGACCGGCTCGACCGAATGGCCGCTGTGGGAAGTGTTCGTGCGCTCGCGCCGCGGCCTGTCCCACACGCACGCGGGCAGCCTGCACGCCCCGGACGCCGAGATGGCCCTGCGCAACGCCCGGGATCTGTACACCCGCAGGAACGAAGGCGTCTCCATCTGGGTCGTGCCGTCCGCGGAGATCACCGCCTCCTCGCCGGACGAGAAGGACTCCTTCTTCGAGCCCTCCGCCGACAAGCCCTACCGCCACCCGACGTTCTACGACATCCCGGAAGGAGTGAAGCACCTGTGA
- the paaC gene encoding 1,2-phenylacetyl-CoA epoxidase subunit PaaC: MGDDALVLSHRLGEWAGHAPVLEEEVALANIALDLLGQARVLLSLVGDEDELAYLREERSFRNLQLVEQPNGDFAHTIARQLYFSVYQNLMYGQLAAADSPLAPLAAKAVKEVAYHQDHAEQWTLRLGDGTSESHERMQRGVDALWRFTGEMFAPLAGLDLDREALREQWTARVTEVLQKATLTVPEDPQSGAWTAGAGREGLHTESFGRMLAEMQHLHRSHPGASW, translated from the coding sequence CTGGGCGACGACGCGCTGGTGCTCTCGCACCGCCTGGGTGAGTGGGCGGGCCACGCCCCCGTCCTGGAAGAAGAGGTGGCCCTGGCGAACATCGCCCTGGACCTGCTCGGCCAGGCCCGCGTGCTGCTCTCCCTGGTGGGCGACGAGGACGAGCTGGCGTATCTGCGCGAGGAGCGCTCCTTCCGCAACCTCCAGCTCGTCGAGCAGCCGAACGGCGACTTCGCCCACACCATCGCCCGCCAGCTGTACTTCTCCGTGTACCAGAACCTCATGTACGGCCAACTGGCGGCGGCCGACAGCCCGTTGGCGCCGCTCGCCGCGAAGGCCGTCAAGGAGGTGGCCTACCACCAGGACCACGCAGAGCAGTGGACGCTCCGGCTCGGCGACGGCACGTCCGAGAGCCACGAGCGGATGCAGCGCGGCGTGGACGCGCTCTGGCGCTTCACCGGCGAGATGTTCGCGCCCCTGGCCGGTCTCGACCTCGACCGGGAAGCGCTGCGGGAGCAGTGGACGGCCAGGGTCACCGAAGTGCTCCAGAAGGCCACGCTCACCGTGCCCGAGGACCCGCAGAGCGGGGCGTGGACGGCCGGCGCCGGACGCGAGGGACTGCACACCGAGTCGTTCGGCCGGATGCTCGCCGAGATGCAGCACCTGCACCGCAGCCACCCGGGGGCGTCATGGTGA
- the paaD gene encoding 1,2-phenylacetyl-CoA epoxidase subunit PaaD, with protein MVTRTPTAPTATASPAAPAAAPPAPTAPAAPTTAPAPTALEARLHALAGSVPDPELPVLTLAELGVLRSVRVSGTGHVDVELTPTYTGCPAIEAMSADIEQVLREDGRDDVTVRTVLSPAWSTDDISAEGRRKLAEFGIAPPRPHAAEGPVPLSLTVRCPHCGSTDTELLSRFSSTACKALRRCVTCREPFDHFKEL; from the coding sequence ATGGTGACCAGAACCCCGACGGCGCCCACCGCGACCGCCTCCCCCGCGGCCCCCGCCGCCGCACCCCCGGCGCCCACCGCACCCGCCGCCCCCACAACGGCTCCCGCGCCCACCGCCCTGGAGGCCCGGCTCCACGCCCTCGCGGGCTCCGTGCCCGACCCCGAGCTGCCCGTCCTCACCCTGGCCGAGCTGGGCGTGCTCCGCTCCGTCCGGGTCAGCGGCACCGGCCATGTGGACGTCGAGCTGACCCCGACGTACACGGGCTGCCCCGCCATCGAGGCCATGAGCGCGGACATAGAGCAGGTGCTGCGCGAGGACGGCCGGGACGACGTCACGGTGCGCACGGTGCTCTCCCCCGCCTGGTCGACGGACGACATCAGCGCCGAAGGCCGCCGCAAGCTCGCGGAGTTCGGCATCGCGCCGCCGCGCCCGCACGCCGCCGAGGGACCGGTCCCGCTCTCCCTCACGGTCCGCTGCCCGCACTGCGGCTCGACGGACACCGAACTGCTCAGCCGCTTCTCCTCCACCGCCTGCAAGGCGCTGCGTCGCTGCGTCACCTGCCGGGAGCCCTTCGACCACTTCAAGGAGCTGTGA
- the paaE gene encoding 1,2-phenylacetyl-CoA epoxidase subunit PaaE, which translates to MARFHPLRVAAVEELTDDSVTLTFEVPPHLREEYRYAPGQHLALRRVVDGTEIRRTYSICSPAPHPQALGEPRLLRVGVRVVEGGAFSTYARKEVAVGDELDVMTPAGRFTLDPAPGRYAAVVGGSGITPVLSIVTTLLEREPDAEFCLIRSDRTAASTMFLDEVADLKDRWPDRFQLVTVLSREEQQAGLNSGRLDEERLARLLPALLPVEEVDGWFLCGPYGLVQGAERTLRVLGVARRRIHEEIFHVDDGLTAAPAVPAPADSTVTVTLDGRSGTWPVQAGESLLDTVLRNRADAPFACKGGVCGTCRAFKVSGEVRMDRNFALEPEETEAGYVLACQSHPTTDKVELDFDR; encoded by the coding sequence ATGGCGCGCTTCCACCCGCTCCGCGTGGCGGCCGTCGAGGAGCTCACCGACGACTCCGTGACGCTGACGTTCGAAGTGCCCCCGCACCTCCGGGAGGAGTACCGGTACGCCCCCGGCCAGCACCTCGCCCTGCGCCGAGTCGTCGACGGCACGGAGATCCGGCGTACGTACTCGATCTGCTCCCCGGCCCCGCACCCCCAAGCCCTCGGTGAGCCGAGGCTGTTGCGGGTGGGCGTGCGTGTGGTGGAGGGCGGCGCCTTCTCGACGTACGCGCGCAAGGAGGTCGCCGTCGGGGACGAGCTGGACGTGATGACCCCGGCGGGCCGCTTCACGCTGGACCCGGCTCCGGGGCGGTATGCCGCGGTGGTCGGCGGCAGTGGGATCACGCCGGTGCTCTCCATCGTCACGACGCTCCTGGAGCGCGAGCCGGACGCCGAGTTCTGTCTGATACGCAGCGACCGCACGGCTGCGTCCACGATGTTCCTCGACGAGGTCGCCGACCTCAAGGACCGCTGGCCGGACCGCTTCCAGCTGGTGACGGTGCTCTCCCGCGAGGAGCAGCAGGCAGGGCTGAACTCGGGCCGCCTGGACGAGGAACGGCTTGCGCGGCTGCTGCCCGCGCTCCTGCCGGTCGAGGAGGTCGACGGCTGGTTCCTGTGCGGTCCGTACGGCCTGGTGCAGGGCGCGGAGCGGACCCTGCGGGTGCTGGGGGTGGCGCGGCGGCGCATCCACGAGGAGATATTCCACGTGGACGACGGCCTCACGGCGGCTCCGGCGGTGCCCGCCCCGGCGGACAGCACGGTCACGGTCACCCTCGACGGCCGCTCCGGCACCTGGCCGGTGCAGGCGGGGGAGTCCCTGCTCGACACGGTGCTGCGCAACCGCGCGGACGCGCCGTTCGCCTGCAAGGGCGGAGTGTGCGGCACCTGCCGGGCGTTCAAGGTGTCCGGCGAGGTCCGCATGGACCGGAACTTCGCACTGGAGCCGGAGGAGACCGAGGCCGGCTATGTGCTGGCGTGCCAGTCGCATCCGACCACGGACAAGGTGGAGTTGGACTTCGACCGCTGA
- a CDS encoding acyl-CoA dehydrogenase family protein — MDFTFTEEQQAALEAAKAVFAGVAPDGVPSPALTPGAVAEDFDRALWAKLAEADLLSLLTAPEYGGSGLDPIALCLVLRESAKVLARVPLLESCAAAYAVQTYGGEELKGAVLESAARGGTVLTVAANGRTGHDGAELAVSARPDGDDWVLDGLQTAVPWAYDADITVVPATTPDGRAVLALVPRGHCGLALAEQFSTSGERLGELRLDAVRVGARDVITADGAWDFLRDLLATGTCALALGLGTGVLGMTSEYTGKREQFGFPVATFQAVAVQAADRYIDLRAMEVTLWQAAWRLSSPDRAGAGSGGPLPASGDVAVAKIWASDGVRRVVQTAQHLHGGFGADTDYPLHRYHAWAKHLELALGPAAAHEDALGDLLAAHSLS, encoded by the coding sequence GTGGACTTCACCTTCACCGAGGAACAGCAGGCGGCGCTCGAGGCGGCCAAGGCGGTCTTCGCCGGGGTCGCCCCGGACGGAGTGCCGAGCCCCGCCCTCACCCCCGGGGCCGTCGCCGAGGACTTCGACCGCGCGCTGTGGGCCAAGCTCGCCGAGGCCGACCTGCTGAGCCTGCTGACGGCACCCGAGTACGGCGGCTCGGGCCTGGACCCCATCGCCCTCTGCCTGGTGCTGCGCGAGTCGGCGAAGGTGCTGGCACGCGTGCCGCTGCTGGAGAGCTGTGCGGCCGCGTACGCCGTACAGACCTATGGCGGCGAGGAGTTGAAGGGTGCCGTCCTGGAGTCGGCCGCGCGCGGCGGCACCGTTCTGACCGTCGCCGCGAACGGCCGCACCGGTCACGACGGCGCCGAACTCGCCGTCAGCGCACGCCCCGACGGCGACGACTGGGTCCTGGACGGCCTCCAGACCGCCGTCCCCTGGGCCTACGACGCCGACATCACCGTCGTGCCCGCCACCACCCCCGACGGCCGCGCCGTCCTCGCCCTCGTCCCGCGCGGGCATTGCGGGCTCGCCCTCGCCGAGCAGTTCTCCACCAGCGGGGAGCGGCTCGGCGAACTGCGCCTGGACGCGGTTCGGGTCGGCGCCCGGGACGTGATCACCGCGGACGGGGCCTGGGACTTCCTCCGGGACCTGCTCGCGACCGGCACCTGCGCGCTCGCGCTCGGACTCGGTACGGGCGTGCTCGGCATGACGAGTGAATACACCGGCAAGCGCGAGCAGTTCGGGTTCCCGGTCGCCACCTTCCAGGCGGTCGCCGTGCAGGCCGCCGACCGTTACATCGACCTGCGCGCGATGGAGGTCACCCTCTGGCAGGCCGCCTGGCGCCTCAGCTCACCGGACCGTGCGGGCGCGGGCAGCGGCGGGCCGCTCCCGGCCTCCGGCGATGTGGCGGTGGCCAAGATCTGGGCGTCGGACGGCGTACGCCGGGTGGTGCAGACCGCGCAGCACCTGCACGGCGGCTTCGGCGCCGACACCGACTACCCCCTGCACCGCTACCACGCCTGGGCCAAGCACCTGGAGCTCGCGCTCGGCCCGGCCGCGGCGCACGAGGACGCCCTGGGCGACCTGCTGGCGGCGCACTCCCTGAGCTGA
- a CDS encoding rhodanese-like domain-containing protein codes for MPTVTVSDLSDGDFLLDVREDDEWQAGHAPDALHIPMSDFVARFGELTEAVPQDGKVNVICRSGGRSAQVTMYLAQQGIDAVNVDGGMQVWEASGKAVVDDKGQPGAVI; via the coding sequence GTGCCCACGGTCACGGTCAGTGATCTCTCGGACGGAGACTTCCTCCTTGACGTCCGTGAGGACGACGAATGGCAGGCAGGTCACGCGCCGGACGCGCTGCACATCCCGATGAGTGACTTCGTGGCCCGCTTCGGGGAGTTGACGGAGGCGGTGCCGCAGGACGGCAAGGTGAACGTCATCTGCCGGTCCGGCGGCCGTTCCGCCCAGGTGACCATGTACCTCGCGCAGCAGGGCATCGACGCGGTGAACGTCGACGGCGGCATGCAGGTCTGGGAGGCCTCGGGCAAGGCCGTCGTCGACGACAAGGGCCAGCCCGGCGCCGTGATCTAG
- a CDS encoding J domain-containing protein translates to MTTPEAEPTSRETPEEPLSVMGGRPEAGGPEGAARTEADGPEGAARIEGSAPAGEGARPEERLEKAVRAAEQALIEYEIAVETFRVEVENFSRLHHQKLGPMYSRLDELDALIAEAVAARSGDPEDRRKADEARARVLPMPAVEELFHGWMDGDGLFPEAAAMLTEQPVRPPQRVRPSDEVRKLYRELVRKAHPDLAQDEKERGRRDEFITRVNAAYGRGDEALLRELLAEWAAGPMPEELRPTPSEELYARLEWLARRKELLSVVARELEESAIGSMLKLAPDDPDRLLEEIAEQLLAQVAEREAELERLTA, encoded by the coding sequence GTGACGACCCCGGAAGCCGAGCCGACGAGCCGTGAGACGCCCGAGGAGCCACTGTCCGTGATGGGCGGGCGGCCCGAAGCGGGCGGTCCCGAGGGCGCAGCCCGCACTGAGGCGGACGGTCCCGAGGGCGCAGCCCGCATCGAGGGGAGCGCCCCGGCGGGCGAGGGCGCGCGGCCCGAGGAGCGGCTTGAGAAGGCGGTGCGCGCCGCCGAGCAGGCGCTGATCGAGTACGAGATCGCCGTGGAGACGTTCCGGGTCGAGGTGGAGAACTTCTCCCGGCTGCATCACCAGAAGCTCGGCCCGATGTACTCGCGCCTGGACGAGCTGGACGCCCTGATCGCGGAGGCCGTGGCGGCGCGGTCCGGTGACCCGGAGGACCGGCGCAAGGCGGACGAGGCGCGGGCGCGGGTGCTTCCGATGCCGGCGGTCGAGGAACTGTTCCACGGCTGGATGGACGGCGACGGGCTGTTCCCCGAGGCCGCCGCGATGCTCACCGAGCAGCCGGTGCGGCCGCCGCAGCGGGTGCGGCCGAGCGACGAGGTCCGCAAGCTCTACCGGGAACTGGTCCGCAAGGCCCACCCCGACCTCGCGCAGGACGAGAAGGAGCGCGGACGCCGTGACGAGTTCATCACCCGCGTGAACGCCGCGTACGGCCGTGGCGACGAGGCGCTGCTGCGGGAGCTGCTCGCCGAGTGGGCCGCGGGCCCGATGCCCGAGGAGCTGCGGCCCACGCCGAGCGAGGAGCTGTACGCTCGGCTCGAATGGCTCGCCCGGCGCAAGGAACTGCTCTCGGTCGTGGCCCGGGAGCTGGAGGAGAGCGCGATCGGGTCGATGCTGAAGCTGGCGCCCGACGACCCGGACCGGCTCCTGGAGGAGATCGCCGAGCAACTGCTCGCCCAGGTCGCGGAGCGCGAGGCGGAGCTGGAGCGGCTGACCGCCTGA
- a CDS encoding DUF2252 domain-containing protein: MGVTENTHTSGGSGSRAGDVGGEAAEGAEAPGAGLPGPRERRGTVRLPRVEGFAHWPADGRSGHAQPQREGPQREGPQREGPQREGLRWEGPKQEGKALRARTPRSAHARFTVADDRPDPVSVIEETNRGRLPELTPLRVGRMAASPFSFLRGAAGLMAHDLARTSLTGIGAQICGDAHAANFGLYGDARGALIIDLNDFDETVHGPWEWDLKRLATSLVLAGREAGAKEDVCREAAYDAVGAYRRTMRLLAKLPVLDAWNAIADEELVSHTDARDLLGTLDRVSEKARRNTSARFAAKSTEPVPGAEAPVGHAAPRRFVDAPPVLRRVPDEEAAAVATALGEYRTTLPEDRLPLLTRYSIQDVAFRVVGTGSVGLRSYVVLLLDHRGEPLVLQVKEACPSALLPHLSTAGFKEPASGHEGRRVVLGQKSMQVVSDFLLGWTTISGRPFQVRQFRNRKGSVDPAALAPDQLDDYGRMTGALLARAHAHSVDSRLISGYCGKNDELDGAISAFAVAYADRTEADHALLVAAVREGRLRAESEGAVA, from the coding sequence ATGGGCGTGACTGAGAACACTCACACTTCGGGTGGGAGCGGAAGCCGGGCAGGGGACGTGGGGGGCGAGGCGGCCGAGGGGGCCGAGGCGCCCGGGGCGGGCCTGCCGGGGCCCCGCGAGCGGAGGGGGACTGTTCGCCTGCCGCGCGTGGAGGGCTTCGCGCACTGGCCGGCGGACGGGAGGTCCGGGCATGCCCAGCCCCAGCGGGAGGGCCCCCAGAGGGAGGGCCCCCAGAGGGAGGGCCCCCAGAGGGAGGGCCTCCGGTGGGAGGGCCCCAAGCAGGAGGGCAAGGCTCTCCGCGCCCGCACCCCACGCTCCGCACACGCGCGGTTCACGGTGGCGGATGACCGCCCTGATCCCGTCTCCGTCATCGAGGAGACCAACCGGGGGCGGCTCCCCGAGCTCACACCGCTGCGCGTGGGCAGAATGGCCGCGTCGCCCTTCTCCTTCCTGCGCGGCGCCGCCGGACTCATGGCCCACGACCTCGCACGCACCTCGCTCACCGGCATCGGCGCCCAGATCTGCGGCGACGCCCACGCGGCCAACTTCGGGCTCTATGGGGACGCGCGCGGCGCCCTCATCATCGACCTGAACGACTTCGACGAGACGGTTCACGGCCCCTGGGAGTGGGACCTCAAGCGCCTCGCCACCTCCCTGGTCCTCGCGGGGCGCGAGGCGGGTGCCAAGGAGGACGTGTGCAGGGAAGCGGCCTACGACGCCGTCGGTGCGTACCGCCGCACCATGCGCCTGCTCGCCAAGCTCCCCGTCCTCGATGCCTGGAACGCGATAGCCGACGAGGAACTGGTCTCCCACACGGACGCCCGGGACCTGCTCGGCACCCTCGACCGCGTCTCTGAGAAGGCCCGGCGGAACACGAGCGCCCGCTTCGCCGCCAAGTCGACCGAGCCGGTGCCGGGCGCCGAGGCCCCCGTCGGCCACGCCGCGCCCCGCCGCTTCGTGGACGCGCCCCCGGTGCTCCGGCGGGTTCCGGACGAGGAGGCCGCGGCGGTCGCCACCGCCCTCGGTGAGTACCGAACCACCCTCCCGGAGGACCGTCTGCCCCTCCTCACGCGGTATTCGATCCAGGACGTCGCCTTCCGCGTCGTAGGCACCGGCAGCGTCGGACTGCGTTCCTATGTGGTGCTGCTCCTCGACCACCGCGGGGAGCCGCTGGTCCTCCAGGTCAAGGAGGCCTGTCCCTCCGCGCTCCTGCCGCACCTGTCGACGGCGGGCTTCAAGGAGCCCGCGAGCGGGCACGAGGGCAGGCGGGTGGTCCTCGGCCAGAAGAGCATGCAGGTGGTGAGCGACTTCCTGCTCGGCTGGACGACGATATCGGGACGGCCTTTCCAGGTACGGCAGTTCAGGAACCGAAAGGGCAGCGTCGACCCGGCCGCCCTCGCCCCCGACCAGCTCGACGACTACGGCCGCATGACCGGAGCCCTGCTCGCCCGCGCCCACGCACACAGCGTCGACTCCCGCCTCATCTCCGGGTACTGCGGCAAGAACGACGAGCTGGACGGGGCGATATCCGCCTTCGCGGTGGCGTACGCGGACCGCACGGAGGCCGACCACGCCCTGCTCGTCGCCGCGGTGCGGGAAGGGCGGCTGCGGGCCGAGTCGGAGGGAGCCGTGGCCTAG
- the mpaP gene encoding daptide biosynthesis intramembrane metalloprotease: MRVSTSGDVAVGTSAGAGAVGTSAGAAGVREGGVPEGGVPKDGVPKDGAPEGGVPTWPELRPDIEFLPPEEGERSWTIADERYRRFTRLGGGAAALLRGLDGTRDLQQVRHDLGPGVAQEQVEAALRKFTELGLLVGTDTPPVKESRFRFQPPASLQFTVLDRPAFLAPGRLLPRLMANRVVAAGCLLAVLAGLVAVSLGAAEIAKAAWHPMPWQHWLIAAAVVIAVNAVHELAHGAVLARFGGRPHRIGAMLFYCAPAMFCDVTDLWRLRTRHQRVLVALAGVICQLAAAGLLAAGSALCDGELAELLGLCALMTAFTGILNLLPFIRLDGYIALMAWVNIPNLRDKSMADCRAVVNWTVFGGPRPERTLPDGWAVFGAFCLLYPWVLVFNLLVIAHGSLMAYGAWGALSWLSLLAGTVGYVLYRLARMYRASGARNPLRGLVTLAALGAALIALGQSQPHTEKAYGAYTTAGGRVEVAFPDAPGVLPPVSGGSVELMHGGILGRRTVGSGTTGQEDGRKKAPLDRFVPFEGVPGELDVRSYHLSSVALRDGAPSRGVAVAEAGTTTWLGHVNRLAVKDPWKTLADGLW; encoded by the coding sequence ATGAGGGTCAGCACATCTGGCGACGTGGCGGTCGGTACGTCCGCCGGGGCCGGGGCGGTCGGTACGTCCGCCGGGGCGGCTGGTGTACGGGAAGGCGGCGTACCGGAGGGCGGTGTACCGAAGGACGGCGTACCGAAGGACGGCGCACCGGAGGGCGGTGTGCCCACATGGCCCGAGCTGCGGCCGGACATCGAGTTCCTCCCGCCGGAGGAGGGCGAGCGCTCCTGGACCATCGCGGACGAGCGGTACCGCCGCTTCACCCGCCTGGGCGGCGGGGCCGCCGCCCTGCTGCGCGGTCTGGACGGCACCCGGGACCTCCAGCAGGTCAGGCATGACCTCGGACCGGGTGTCGCCCAGGAACAAGTAGAAGCAGCCCTGCGGAAGTTCACCGAGCTCGGTCTGCTCGTGGGAACGGACACCCCGCCCGTCAAAGAGAGCCGGTTCCGCTTCCAGCCGCCCGCCTCCCTGCAGTTCACCGTCCTCGACCGGCCGGCCTTCCTGGCGCCGGGGCGCCTGCTGCCCCGTCTGATGGCCAACCGTGTGGTGGCGGCGGGCTGTCTGCTCGCGGTCCTGGCCGGACTCGTCGCCGTGAGCCTCGGCGCGGCCGAGATCGCCAAGGCCGCCTGGCATCCGATGCCCTGGCAGCACTGGCTGATCGCCGCCGCCGTCGTCATCGCCGTCAACGCCGTTCACGAACTCGCGCACGGGGCCGTCCTGGCCCGCTTCGGCGGCCGGCCCCACCGTATCGGGGCCATGCTCTTCTACTGCGCCCCCGCCATGTTCTGCGACGTGACCGATCTGTGGCGGCTGCGGACCCGCCACCAGCGGGTCCTTGTCGCCCTGGCCGGAGTGATCTGCCAGCTCGCCGCCGCCGGACTGCTCGCCGCGGGCTCGGCCCTGTGCGACGGCGAACTCGCCGAACTGCTGGGCCTGTGCGCGCTGATGACCGCGTTCACGGGCATCCTCAACCTGCTGCCGTTCATCCGGCTCGACGGCTATATCGCCCTCATGGCCTGGGTGAACATCCCCAACCTGCGGGACAAGAGCATGGCCGACTGCCGCGCGGTCGTGAACTGGACGGTCTTCGGCGGCCCACGCCCCGAGCGCACGCTCCCCGACGGCTGGGCCGTCTTCGGCGCCTTCTGCCTGCTGTATCCGTGGGTGCTTGTCTTCAACCTCCTGGTCATCGCCCACGGCTCACTGATGGCGTACGGGGCGTGGGGTGCCCTGAGCTGGCTGTCCCTGCTGGCGGGCACGGTCGGCTACGTGCTGTACCGGCTCGCCCGGATGTACCGCGCGTCGGGCGCCCGCAACCCCTTGCGCGGCCTGGTCACCCTCGCCGCTCTCGGCGCCGCGCTGATCGCCTTGGGGCAGTCGCAGCCGCATACGGAGAAGGCGTACGGCGCGTACACGACCGCGGGCGGGCGGGTCGAGGTCGCCTTCCCCGACGCTCCGGGGGTGCTCCCGCCGGTGTCCGGCGGATCCGTCGAGCTCATGCACGGAGGAATCCTGGGCCGCCGGACGGTGGGGTCGGGGACCACAGGGCAGGAAGACGGCCGGAAGAAGGCACCGCTGGACCGCTTCGTACCGTTCGAGGGCGTCCCCGGAGAACTCGACGTCCGCTCCTACCACCTCTCATCGGTCGCCCTCCGCGACGGCGCCCCGTCCCGAGGGGTGGCTGTGGCCGAGGCCGGGACGACGACGTGGCTGGGCCATGTGAACAGGCTCGCCGTCAAGGACCCCTGGAAGACGCTGGCCGACGGGCTGTGGTGA